A stretch of the Sutcliffiella horikoshii genome encodes the following:
- a CDS encoding lantibiotic dehydratase — MSKMKSKLKDYAMLRLAPVSFNSLKSVMDIQHRRTLELYFELNENIERIKSVICDDLYALISEVQNNSAVLLSLKRDIFNEKNLDKYELDVLEVELKNKIQKYLEYINKKHILLKDMERYFDEKNKTYNNIKEILTNPLIVNGMVSSSTNLTENLRKYILHPNPHDNKKLRKSEISFYKFISRAITKTSPFSTLTLVTLLEINNKKTSLIINKPKAVNNMNINYSVILFFIEKLKSTKLNRYFLLEVNPSFISNGQKAIYIKNTLEKLIEGVILQYRDSIITIKNNNTLDTIVKFIREKQITVNDLSDFLTSNGYPPEIANEFIIKLYKQNIINIYLPIAEQETDILGKLIAYFSKFSESEVVNIVNTFRSIKNKISLLNNLEIESFTKKSEIHNCVKNSLKKLFLQYEINFDYKNILYEDAALITDGSNLNINNGEIKSLQESLNIIHKISWAFDQRLLTRFSMREFYISKLGKNTEINVLDFFQMYLNDMTKFNALKVNASYLENLSNNPFNLPEIKKAEEIRNYFDNYINSIYDDSATEVELDFEKMFNLSLESEKLLNVEKDSRGFFLQIFKSKKPEQQLMGVLNGIVDGCGHYYSRFLNLEESSIEMLYQKVKNDLKKDNYTELVSVFGFNANLHPDLCKYEIEYGNVKGRKEDTNKLKIKDLFIKYDSIQKRLVLFDNVKNVEVKLLNFGFLVDNLKPLFYNFLLTFNQSSPLGLPIFSESEDFNKIKDLKYYPRVKLGELILKRRTWKINKNYIPRKRNGLSFFEYQMELMDFFEVNNLPQTFFIRIICEYKDVDDYLKRKDLKKPQYVDITNSISIKLFSKILENCELGLEITEMLPSEDDLIIFDGNENSYVSEILIEHDITFSQ, encoded by the coding sequence ATGTCTAAAATGAAAAGTAAATTAAAGGACTACGCAATGCTCAGGTTAGCTCCAGTCTCTTTTAATAGTCTAAAGAGTGTCATGGACATTCAACATAGAAGAACCTTAGAGTTGTATTTTGAGTTAAATGAAAATATAGAGAGGATAAAGAGTGTAATTTGTGATGATTTGTACGCTTTAATTAGCGAAGTCCAAAACAATAGTGCAGTATTACTTTCTTTAAAAAGAGATATCTTCAATGAAAAAAATCTAGATAAATATGAATTAGATGTACTAGAAGTAGAACTGAAAAATAAAATTCAAAAATATTTAGAGTACATAAATAAAAAACACATTCTTCTAAAAGATATGGAGAGATACTTTGATGAAAAAAATAAGACGTATAATAATATTAAAGAAATATTAACAAATCCATTAATAGTAAATGGAATGGTATCATCTTCTACAAATTTAACAGAAAACCTTAGAAAATATATACTACATCCTAACCCTCACGATAATAAAAAACTTAGAAAATCCGAAATTTCATTTTATAAATTTATATCAAGAGCTATTACAAAAACAAGCCCATTTTCTACATTAACATTAGTTACACTTTTAGAGATTAATAATAAAAAAACCTCACTAATAATAAATAAACCTAAAGCTGTAAATAACATGAATATTAACTACTCTGTAATATTATTTTTTATTGAAAAGTTAAAGTCAACTAAGTTGAATAGGTATTTTTTATTAGAAGTCAATCCTTCATTTATCAGCAATGGACAAAAAGCAATATATATAAAAAACACTCTAGAGAAATTAATAGAGGGTGTAATATTACAATATAGGGATTCAATAATAACAATTAAAAACAACAATACATTGGATACTATAGTTAAGTTTATAAGAGAAAAACAAATAACAGTAAATGATTTAAGTGATTTTCTTACTAGTAATGGTTATCCACCAGAAATCGCCAATGAATTTATAATTAAATTGTATAAGCAAAATATTATTAACATTTATTTACCAATAGCAGAACAAGAAACAGATATTTTAGGAAAGTTAATAGCTTACTTTAGTAAGTTTAGCGAATCAGAGGTTGTAAATATAGTTAATACATTTAGAAGTATTAAAAACAAAATATCCCTTTTGAATAATTTGGAAATAGAAAGTTTTACTAAAAAATCAGAAATTCATAATTGCGTTAAAAACAGCTTGAAAAAGTTATTCTTACAATATGAAATAAATTTTGATTATAAGAATATTTTATATGAAGACGCTGCATTAATTACTGATGGTTCGAATCTTAACATTAATAATGGAGAAATTAAATCTTTACAGGAATCTCTAAATATTATACATAAAATATCATGGGCATTTGATCAAAGGTTACTAACCAGATTTTCTATGAGGGAATTTTATATATCTAAACTAGGAAAAAATACTGAAATTAATGTATTAGATTTCTTTCAAATGTATTTGAACGATATGACGAAGTTTAATGCCTTAAAGGTTAATGCTTCATATTTGGAAAATTTAAGTAATAATCCGTTTAACTTACCAGAAATCAAAAAAGCAGAAGAGATAAGAAACTATTTTGATAATTATATTAATAGTATATATGATGATTCTGCAACAGAAGTTGAATTAGATTTTGAAAAAATGTTTAATTTATCATTAGAATCTGAGAAATTGTTAAACGTAGAAAAAGATTCTAGAGGATTTTTCTTGCAAATTTTCAAGTCTAAGAAGCCTGAACAACAATTAATGGGGGTACTTAATGGTATTGTTGATGGATGTGGGCACTATTATTCAAGATTTTTAAACCTAGAAGAATCCTCGATTGAAATGTTATACCAAAAAGTTAAAAATGATTTAAAAAAGGATAATTATACCGAACTAGTATCTGTATTTGGATTTAATGCCAATCTACACCCAGATTTGTGCAAATATGAAATAGAATATGGAAATGTAAAAGGTAGAAAAGAAGATACTAATAAGTTAAAGATTAAAGATTTGTTTATAAAATATGACAGTATTCAGAAACGATTGGTTTTATTTGATAATGTTAAAAATGTCGAGGTGAAATTATTAAATTTTGGTTTTTTAGTAGATAATCTAAAACCGCTATTTTATAATTTTTTACTTACGTTCAATCAATCCTCGCCATTAGGTCTTCCTATTTTTTCAGAGAGCGAAGATTTTAATAAGATAAAAGATTTAAAGTATTACCCACGAGTGAAATTAGGCGAATTAATATTAAAAAGACGAACTTGGAAAATTAATAAGAATTATATTCCCCGTAAAAGAAATGGGCTCTCATTCTTTGAATATCAAATGGAATTAATGGATTTTTTTGAAGTAAATAATTTACCTCAAACCTTTTTTATTAGAATTATCTGTGAATACAAAGATGTGGATGATTACTTGAAAAGAAAAGATTTAAAGAAACCGCAATATGTTGATATTACTAATTCTATTTCAATTAAACTTTTTTCAAAAATATTAGAAAATTGTGAGTTAGGGTTAGAGATTACAGAAATGCTACCGTCTGAAGATGATTTAATTATATTTGATGGTAATGAAAATAGTTACGTATCGGAAATTTTAATAGAGCATGATATTACCTTCAGTCAATAA
- a CDS encoding nitroreductase family protein: MSKTDRQVECILTYADLVNDVNKRFDSSITVNNPPKNKKYNPEYIISSENIEGDFPGIDTVIKNSYGILGSVNYSEDSYNKLFRAVPSGGGIYPNEIYIFLKKEDNDFILHYNPITDKYVLVKKGRLFSQLLECIKSDGRNTNESFIFITTNYIKNWNKYKYLSYKLQLLDTGALIGQLALESSLNNLKMELFPLFNTEKTTELFGINSFCEIGNILIGLHPISKDTDNRNNRIGIQDYFSGKDVENIFSNYDGLFERKVSDFINKIHNSSFTSTDLQRNISVYLPEINHVNIRRSSEITEFNTNPTYDQLKGFFQELLKFITVINSIINLKLKIVPFQIEDMPHINSNLFEFIDVLKCDKNNFLKQYQQNIKLNNSFIDLFIICDLEELIIRHGSIAYRQVHYFSGVLIQILYRLVLKHNLIGCAFLNYNPDEIQRVIKTKKDNIIVNYKIGKSSKEQPMFITRF, encoded by the coding sequence GTGTCTAAAACTGACAGACAAGTAGAGTGCATACTTACATATGCAGATTTAGTTAATGATGTTAATAAAAGATTTGATAGTTCAATCACAGTTAATAACCCTCCAAAAAACAAAAAATATAATCCTGAATACATTATAAGTAGTGAAAATATTGAAGGTGATTTTCCAGGAATAGATACGGTTATTAAAAATAGTTACGGTATCTTAGGGAGTGTTAATTATTCAGAAGACTCTTATAACAAATTATTTAGAGCTGTTCCTTCGGGAGGGGGAATATATCCTAATGAAATATATATATTCTTAAAAAAGGAAGATAATGACTTTATTTTACACTATAATCCAATTACTGATAAGTACGTATTAGTTAAAAAGGGGAGGTTATTCTCCCAACTATTGGAATGTATAAAGTCGGATGGAAGAAACACAAATGAGTCATTTATTTTCATCACCACAAACTATATAAAGAACTGGAATAAATACAAGTATTTAAGCTATAAACTACAATTACTTGATACCGGTGCTCTAATAGGGCAATTAGCATTAGAATCATCCTTAAACAATTTAAAGATGGAATTATTCCCTTTGTTTAATACAGAAAAAACAACAGAATTGTTTGGAATAAATAGTTTTTGTGAGATTGGAAATATACTAATAGGTTTACATCCAATTTCTAAAGATACAGATAATAGAAATAATAGAATAGGAATTCAGGATTACTTCTCAGGAAAAGATGTTGAGAATATTTTTTCAAATTATGATGGTTTATTTGAAAGAAAAGTAAGTGATTTTATAAATAAAATACACAATTCTTCTTTTACTTCCACCGATTTACAAAGAAATATTTCTGTTTACTTACCAGAAATAAATCATGTGAATATTAGGAGGTCTTCTGAAATTACTGAGTTCAATACTAATCCTACATATGACCAGTTAAAGGGGTTTTTCCAGGAATTACTAAAATTTATAACAGTAATAAATAGTATTATAAATCTTAAACTAAAAATTGTACCATTTCAAATTGAAGATATGCCACATATTAATAGCAATTTATTTGAATTTATAGATGTTTTAAAATGTGATAAAAATAATTTTTTGAAACAATATCAACAAAATATTAAGTTGAATAATTCATTTATAGATTTATTTATTATTTGTGATTTAGAAGAGTTAATTATTCGACATGGATCCATTGCTTATAGACAAGTGCATTATTTTTCAGGAGTACTAATTCAAATTTTATATAGGCTGGTGTTAAAACACAATCTAATAGGTTGTGCATTTTTAAATTACAACCCAGATGAAATTCAAAGAGTGATAAAGACGAAGAAGGATAATATTATTGTTAATTATAAGATTGGTAAAAGCTCCAAGGAACAACCAATGTTTATTACAAGATTTTGA
- a CDS encoding YcaO-like family protein yields MENILLVGPRKFFVKINKMLEGQFTLFHQECWSSKKIESSNIGLIISLLDESKIDTEYDITNYCINRMKSYYRIRFELQEILIGPYFNGFNKGCVKCADYRRYNNSHVKEVIPTKQTVLNSHRTDFINIDYVCGIISKKIIQYKSGEALENDLEIYHLYSNTSKLTRHKFIINEYCSICKMCFLNLPKINYSLNTNSLLRTYNISPKQQDLEELFVDDNYGIIDDVNDYYCEGSAATIARLPLEFSNEQDIGCGRESAFKLSRLVSILEGIERFAGRKNRGKEVVVSNRNDLNGESIDPSEFVLFNDNQVIESSYVKFSNELTIRWIKGMDLTLQKEVYIPEQFAYYSSINEEKFIYNSSNGCAVGGSLEEAITYAIFELIERDAFLLAWYTKKVKGIIDIKSIRDLEARNRINDIASYGYNINVLDITSEFGITAIWVLADSKSNKSLPKSFSAAAAHFDPIKALNSALKELAGFVHHGVNNWDVDRKRAKELYENPEKVSDIKDHALLYTNIEMFSSFNFIFENNLPVYDIRNVPSKNYTSINEALESILNLFEHFKLNVYFIDITCKELELANLFCVKTLIPELLPMTFGSKNFRIPEKFNKRTHLNNFVFYNNVHPFS; encoded by the coding sequence ATGGAAAATATCTTATTAGTAGGTCCGAGAAAATTTTTTGTAAAAATTAATAAGATGTTAGAAGGACAATTCACACTATTTCATCAGGAATGTTGGTCATCAAAAAAAATTGAATCTAGTAACATAGGACTAATAATTAGTTTATTAGATGAATCTAAAATTGATACTGAATACGATATTACAAATTATTGCATTAATAGAATGAAAAGCTATTACAGAATAAGATTCGAACTTCAAGAAATCTTAATTGGACCATATTTTAATGGTTTTAATAAAGGATGTGTAAAGTGTGCCGATTATAGAAGGTATAATAATTCACATGTTAAAGAAGTTATACCAACAAAACAAACTGTCCTGAATTCACATAGAACAGATTTTATTAATATTGACTATGTATGTGGCATAATTTCTAAGAAAATTATTCAATATAAAAGTGGAGAAGCTTTAGAAAATGACCTTGAAATTTATCATTTATATAGTAACACTTCAAAACTCACCAGACATAAATTTATTATAAATGAATATTGTTCAATCTGTAAAATGTGTTTCTTAAACCTTCCGAAAATAAACTACTCACTTAATACTAATTCTTTATTAAGGACATATAATATTAGTCCTAAACAACAGGATCTTGAGGAATTATTCGTTGATGACAATTACGGAATAATTGATGACGTTAATGACTATTATTGTGAAGGTAGCGCTGCGACTATAGCCAGGTTGCCTTTAGAATTTTCAAATGAGCAAGATATAGGCTGTGGAAGAGAATCGGCTTTTAAGTTAAGTAGATTAGTTTCAATACTTGAAGGTATAGAGAGATTTGCAGGAAGAAAAAATAGAGGAAAAGAAGTAGTGGTATCAAATAGAAATGATTTAAATGGTGAGTCGATTGATCCCTCTGAGTTCGTTCTATTTAATGACAATCAAGTAATAGAATCTTCTTATGTGAAATTTAGTAACGAATTAACAATAAGGTGGATTAAGGGTATGGATTTGACTTTACAAAAAGAGGTGTATATTCCTGAGCAGTTTGCTTATTATTCGAGTATTAATGAAGAAAAATTTATATACAACTCATCAAATGGTTGTGCAGTAGGAGGTAGTCTTGAAGAAGCCATTACTTATGCTATTTTTGAGTTAATTGAAAGAGATGCGTTTTTGTTAGCTTGGTATACAAAAAAAGTAAAAGGAATAATTGACATTAAATCTATTAGAGATTTAGAAGCAAGGAACAGAATAAATGATATTGCTTCTTACGGATATAATATAAATGTGTTAGATATTACATCAGAATTTGGCATAACTGCAATTTGGGTATTAGCTGATAGTAAAAGTAATAAATCCTTACCTAAATCGTTTTCAGCTGCTGCAGCACATTTTGACCCAATAAAAGCTCTAAATAGTGCATTAAAAGAATTGGCCGGATTCGTACATCATGGGGTGAATAATTGGGATGTTGATAGAAAAAGAGCAAAAGAGTTATATGAAAATCCTGAAAAAGTAAGTGATATTAAAGATCATGCACTTCTGTATACTAACATTGAAATGTTTTCTTCTTTTAATTTTATTTTCGAGAATAACCTCCCAGTGTATGATATAAGAAATGTGCCATCTAAAAATTATACTTCAATTAATGAAGCCCTTGAATCGATTCTTAATCTATTTGAGCATTTTAAACTTAATGTGTACTTTATTGATATTACTTGTAAAGAGCTGGAACTAGCAAACTTATTTTGTGTAAAAACATTGATACCGGAACTCTTACCAATGACATTTGGCTCGAAAAATTTCAGAATACCTGAAAAATTTAACAAAAGAACACATCTTAATAATTTTGTTTTCTATAATAATGTACACCCATTCTCATAA